A genomic window from Chaetodon auriga isolate fChaAug3 chromosome 13, fChaAug3.hap1, whole genome shotgun sequence includes:
- the LOC143330374 gene encoding uncharacterized protein LOC143330374 gives MQQLRTMLEEREEEGRERELLRKTEMDRRRILNNKLKEVEEEKKRLEEKVREVEEEYKEEREALSGAREEKRRLEDRWEEMEKEVQKLSRTEEEKRRLEEKLKEMEEGRKGEEEVLWRVREEKRRLEDKLKERKEGRKGEEEVLRRVKEEKRRLEDKLKEMEEGRKGGEEVLRKVREENRRLEDELIEKEKEMERQREILRNKEEENRRLEGELREAKEERGRLMESERTQHLLLEERGRCREKELEEEKAGLSLELRRREREVTALREEVQRERDKAQEELRKRREEVSVLKEDISREQTVLREELQEKLRRTEEVIVLREEVKREQRDKKEAQEELMKRREEVAALREEVQKEWRQREEMQEELRRTKNELTVITKEVQKEEKEKEQVQEKLVRTEKEVIFLREEVQREQMNRWEAQEELRQREEMQEELRRSEREVSVLREEVQKEQSEKKEMQEELMKRREEATALREDVQKERRRRGEAQEELRGVQQSVEVMEVNLSSLQTEVSDLSRSRERARQEVKEKEGEKQQMKEGLRAALEEMTKLNLLLQESHAEGERLRSVLKEKREEVETFREENLHSVREEAEELRARAKALDRRRREMMEELEEARRAKEKAEEKRREVEEQWKSKMEEMEKEQEVKLKALLREIQTLKEREEETEKEWRSRVEEAKREVQESWAELSRVRATAAVLEEQKTQISSLAAEKARERRRRDQKMDDRERGGTEEQKEQQEKEEMRRLLREKEAEVYALTQRTEELEKDRDRVRLALERTEATMIGYRERAHQQDQSPRAGSNPDEGVGERLMVLQRLVAELELEQKRLTEKNSHLEHQKEKLKRDRNTLRDTLRQVEEERSRFRQQLSDSSRFQEHVDTTEEEHLRRRVMELEDQVSQLHLLLAVDQQQKAEFIQESSRNSQWLLSLRHDLTDSLAVVTRCPVPSVLESETQRLDRSLREEELRMSLSQS, from the exons atgcagcAACTGAGAACcatgctggaggagagggaggaggaagggagagagagggagctgctaaggaaaacagagatggacaggaggaggatcctgaacaacaagctgaaggaggtggaagaggagaagaagaggctggaggaaaaagtgagggaggtggaggaggagtataaggaagagagggaggccCTGAGTGGAGccagggaggagaagaggagattggAGGACAGATGGGAAGAGATGGAAAAGGAGGTGCAGAAGCTGAgtaggacagaggaggagaagaggaggctagaagaaaaactgaaggagatggaggagggaaggaagggagaggaggaggtgctgtggagggtgagggaggagaagaggaggctaGAAGACAAActaaaggagagaaaggagggaaggaagggagaggaggaggtgctgaggagggtgaaggaggagaagaggaggctagaagacaaactgaaggagatggaagagggaaggaagggaggggaggaggtgctgaggaaggtgagggaggagaacaggaggctggaggatgagctaatagagaaagagaaagaaatggagagacagagggagatactgaggaataaagaggaggagaacaggaggctGGAGGGTGAGTTGAGGGAAGCGAAAGAGGAGCGAGGGAGACTAATGGAGTCAGAGAGAACTCAGCAcctcctgctggaggagagagggaggtgcagagagaaagagctagaggaggagaaggcaggACTCTCtctggagctgaggaggagggagagggaggtgacAGCTCTCAGAGAGGAGgtacagagggagagggataaggcacaggaggagctgaggaagaggagagaggaggtgtcTGTACTAAAAGAGGACATATCAAGGGAACAAACAGTGCTGAGGGAGGAGCTACAGGAAAAGCTGAGGAGGACTGAGGAGGTCATAGTTctcagagaggaggtgaaaagagAACAAAGGGATAAAAAGGAAGCACAAGAGgaactgatgaagaggagagaagaagttGCAGCGCTCAGAGAGGAGGTTCAGAAGgaatggagacagagggaggagatgcaggaggagctgaggaggaccAAGAATGAGCTGACAGTCATCACAAAGGAGGtccaaaaggaagaaaaggagaaggagcaggTACAAGAGAAGTTAGTAAGGACAGAAAAGGAAGTGATATTTCTcagagaggaggtgcagagagagcagatgaACAGATGGGAGGCCCAGGAGGAgttgaggcagagagaggagatgcaggaggagctgaggaggagcgaGAGGGAAGTCTCTGTGCTTAGAGAGGAGGTACAAAAGGAACAAAGCGAGAAGAAGGagatgcaggaggagctgatgaagaggagagaagaggcaaCAGCTCTCAGAGAGGATGTGCAgaaggagcggaggaggaggggggaggcccaggaggagctgagaggggTGCAGCAGAGcgtggaggtgatggaggtgaacCTGAGCTCCCTGCAGACGGAG gtgtctGATCTGAGCCGGAGCAGGGAGCGAGCGAGGCAGGAGgtaaaggagaaggagggggagaagcagcagatgaAGGAGGGTCTGAGGGCCGCGCTGGAGGAGATGACCAAGCTGaatctcctcctgcag GAGAGCCATGCAGAGGGGGAGCGTCTGAGGAGTGTCctgaaggagaagagggaggaggtggagacatTCAGAGAGGAGAACCTGCACTCTGTCagggaggaggcggaggagctGAGAGCCAGAGCCAAGGCcctggacaggaggaggagggagatgatggaggagctggaggaggctcgACGGGCAAAGgaaaaggcagaggagaagaggagggaggtggaggagcagtggaagaGCAAAatggaagagatggagaaggagcaggaggtgaAGCTGAAAGCGCTGCTGAGAGAAATTCAGacactgaaggagagagaggaggagacagaaaaggaatGGAGGTCCAGGGTGGAGGAGGCTAAGAGGGAGGTGCAGGAGAGCTGGGCGGAGCTGAGCCGAGTCAGAGCCACGGCGGCCGTGCTGGAGGAGCAAAAAACACAGATCTCCTCCCTGGCTGCTGAGAAAgcgagagaaaggaggaggagagaccaAAAGATGgatgacagggagagaggaggaacagag GAGCaaaaggagcagcaggagaaggaggagatgaggaggctgCTGAGGGAGAAAGAAGCTGAG GTGTACGCACTCactcagaggacagaggagctggagaaagacCGGGATCGTGTCCGATTGGCTCTGGAGCGAACTGAGGCAACTATGATTGGCTACAGGGAGCGAGCCCACCAACAGGATCAGAGCCCGAGGGCGGGGTCCAACCCAGACGAG ggtgTGGGGGAGCGGCTGATGGTCCTGCAGCGTCTGGTGGCTGAACTGGAGCTGGAACAAAAACGACTGACCGAGAAAAACTCTCACCTGGAAcatcagaaagaaaaactgaagagagacagaaacacactgagagacacactgagacag gTGGAGGAAGAACGTTCAAggttcagacagcagctgagtgacagcagcagatttcag gAGCACGTagacaccacagaagaagaacacctgaggaggagagtgatggagCTGGAGGACCAG GTGAGTCAGCTCCATCTCTTATTGGCTGTGGATCAGCAGCAGAAGGCGGAGTTTATCCAGGAGTCCTCCAGAAACAGCCAGTGGCTGCTCTCTCTGAGACACGACCTCACCGACTCACTGGCCGTCGTCACACGCTGTCCAGTCCCGTCTGTCCTGGAGTCTGAGACGCAGCGATTGGACCGCAgtctgagggaggaggagcttAGGATGTCCCTCAGCCAATCGTAA